The DNA region GCAGTTTATGAAAATCACGCTTTTCGGTCAAATATTCTGTGCGTCTCATGACGAACCCTCCTCTTGTATAGCGTTCAAATTTCTCCTCCCCTGTCAATATTTTTAAGCAAAGGCCGTGCCATTTATCGGGGGAAAAATGTCGGGGGGACCTCCGCGGACTGCTTTGAAAATAAAGAGAAACGACTCTATTGTCGGAAGCCTTCATCGATCGTCTTGGATCCGGGGGGGAACGGAGTGTCCAATGGGCTGGACAAGAAAAAAGATTATAAGATTTTTTCCGTCGGATTTTCAAACGGCTTCTGATGTCCATAGAAATGGACATTTGTCTATGCAGCGGCAGGGGTTACTCGATGAGGTAATACCGTTTCAATTTGTTGTAGAGCGTGGCCCGGCTGATCCCCAGAAGTTTGGCCGCCCGGGATCGATTGCCCTTGGCATGACGCACGGCCTCCACGATTTTTTCCTTTTCGACGCTTTCGGTGGCCATCCGGATCGCCTTCGGCAATGCATCCCCCGCTTGTTCGTCCGGGGGCTCCATAAAAAGGGCCTCGGGGGTAATTTCCGGACCGGGGCTCATCAACACGGCGCGCTCGATCACATTTTCAAGCTCCCTCACATTGCCCGGCCAGGGTGACTCGATCAGGAGCTTCAGGGTCTTCGGTGAGATTTGCTTCGTTTCAACCCGATTCCGCTCGCAATACTTCATGATGAAATGGTCGGCCAGAAGGGGGATATCCTCCCTCCGGTGTCGCAGGGCCGGAATCACGATCGGAACGACGGCCAGACGGTAATAGAGATCTTCGCGAAAGGCCTTGTTCTCGACGTTTTTCTTGAGATCCTTGTTCGTGGCGGCGATGACGCGGACATCCACTTTGATGGTCTTGTTTCCCCCCACCGGCCGGATCTCGCCCTCCTGAAGGACCCGCAACAACTTCGATTGGAAGGCCGGGGTGGTATCGCCGATCTCATCCAGCAACAGCGTCCCCCCATCGGCCTCTTCGAAAAGTCCCTTTTTATTGCTGACGGCTCCGGTAAAGGAACCCCGCACGTGACCGAACAACTCGCTCTCCAAAAGGGTTTCCGGAAGGGCCCCGCAGTCGATGGCCACGAAGGGACGATCGCGTCTCGGACTTTGCTGGTGGATCGCGCGGGCGATCAGCTCCTTTCCGGTCCCGGACTCGCCGTAAATTAATACCGTGGTCGGGCTGTCGGCGACCCGGCCGATCAGGCGGAAGAGGTCCCGCATCGGCTTGCTCCGGCCGATGATGCTGCCCAAGGCGGATTCGGCACCGACCTTTTCCCGCAAACGCTCCACCTCCCGGGTCAGCCGATGCAGTTCCAGGGCCTTTTTCACCGTCAGGGTGATTTCATCATTGTTGACCGGCTTGGTCAGATAGTCAAAGGCTCCCTCCTTCATGGCGGAAACGGCCGAATCGATCGTTCCATGGGCCGTGAGCATGATACCGGGCAGAGCCGGTGCGATCTTCCTCGCCTTCTTTAACAGCTCCAGGCCCCCCAATCCGGTCATCTTGAGGTCCGAAATGAGAAGGTCAAACCGTTCCGTCTCCAGCTTCTCGACCGCCTCCTCCCCGGAAGAGGCCGTCACGACCTCGTAACCTTCTTTGCCCAGGATTTTTTTAAAGAGGTCGAGCATGTTGGGCTCGTCATCGACCACCAGAATTCGCTCGGGCGTCGGGGAATCGGGAGGAAACGGAGTCATCGCGCCTGCCTCCTCGGGTCCGCCGGCAAATACAATGAAAACGTGGTCCCACGGCCCGGCGTGCTCTCGACCGAAATTTTTCCGTGATGGGCCTCCACGATGCTTTTGCAGATGGACAGGCCCAACCCCATTCCTTTTTTGCTCTTGGTCGTGAAAAAGGGAAGAAAGATCTTGGAGAGATGAGCGGGCTGAATCCCCTGCCCCGTGTCCGAGACGGTGATGATGACGTCGTCGGGCGGGGCCGGATCGTTGACCGGATCACCGGCCATGGAGTGCGGCCGGGCCGCGATCCCGACGGTCAACTTTCCCCCGTTCGGCATCGACTCAACGGCGTTGAAAAAAAGATTGACCAGCACCTGGCCAAACTGCTGGGGGTCCGCCCAGATCTTGGGAAGCCCGCCCGGATCCTCGAACACGGATCGAATGCCGGCCTTGAAGAGCCGGGGGGAAATCATTTCGATATTTTTCCGGACAATCTCCGCCAAATCCGTCTGGGTATGCTGCGGAGGGGTCTGACGGCCGAAATCCAGGAGATCCTGCATGATTTTCTTGCAGCGTCGCGCCTCTTCCTCGATGATTTTCACGGATTGATACCGGGAATCCTCCGGATCCAGCTCCGTCAGCAGGTCCTGAGCAAACCCGATCACGATGCCCAGCGGATTGTTGAATTCATGGGCGAGGGAGGCCGTCACCTCCCCGAAGGAGATCAGCCGGTCGGAGAGAATCAGTTGCCGTTCCTGATTGATGGACAGATCGCGGAATCGCCGCTCTCTCTTCCGGAGGGACTCCTCCATCTGCTTGTGCTCGGTGATGTCGGTCAGTGTGCCCACATAACCCAATATTTCTCCCTTCGGACCGAGTTCCAGTTCCACTTGAGCAAACACCCAGACCGTCTTGCCGTCGGCATGGCAAAAGCGATGCTCCGACCGAAAGGATTTCCCATCATGGACGGTACGGGACCATTCGGCGAAGACGCGCTCCCGATCGTCGGGGTGCAGGTTCTTCATCCAACCTGTGCCCTTCGCCTCGTCGGAGGTCAATCCGACGATATTACACCCCCTCTCGTTCAGGTAGATTCCATTTCCATGGACGTCCGTTCGGAATATCCCCACAGGGGATGTTTTGGTCATGGCACGAAAGAGCTCCTCGCTCGCCCGCAGCGCATCCCCCGTTCGCTTACGGTGGGTGATGTCCTGAATGAGGGCGATCACGAAGTCTTGCCCTTGGATGCGCACGGGGCTTATGCTGATTTCGACGGGAAACTCGGCCCCGTTCTTGCGACGGCCGGACAATTCAAGTCCGATGCCCATCGGCCGCGTCATGGGCTTCGCGGCGTATTCGGCGCGATGAACGGTATGGGCTTCTCGGAAGCGCTGGGGGATCAGAACTTCGATGGGCCTGCCGATCAGTTCATCCCTGCGGTAGCCGAAGATCTTCGTGGTCTGATCACTGATGAATCCCAGGCGACCCTCCGGGGTGACAATCACGGCGGCGTACGGGAGCGCCGCCATGAGCGACGCGAAAAGACTGTCCTTTAGAACGACCGGTTCAATCGATTGAACCGGTCCCTGATCGAAATGATCCGGTTTCGAACTGGGCATGAAGAAACCCTCTAACTCTGTTACCTTATCCTATTCCCAGGGAATTCCATTGTCAAGACAAGCGGCATAGAATGGTCGTGAAGGGAATGGACTTACGGAGGCAGGAGTTGCCTTCGAATCAACAGCGTTAGTTCGTTGATGTTAAAGGGCTTAACCATATAGTCGGCTGCGCCTTTGAGAAAAGCAAGCGTACGGGTTGACTCGGAAGGATAAGCGGTCATCATTATGACCTTGGTATCGGGTCGTAAACTTTTAATCCGCTCCAGGACCGAAAATCCGTCCATCGGTTGCATCCGGATGTCCGCCAGCACCAGATCGAACGGCTCCTGTTCAAACCACCCCAGGGCCTGTTTCCCGTCGAACGTCGCTCTGACTTCGTATCCTTCTTTCCCAAGGATTTTGGACAGAAGGTTCAGGAAATTCTCTTCATCGTCAATGACAAGGATTCTGGGATGACCCATGGTTCCGTTTACCTCCGGAGACCTTTTCTTTTGAGTTGTCAAAATTTCTTTGATAACTTACAAGAAAGCAAGACACGTGCCATGGACTCCGTTTTTGACGAAGATATATTAATCTGAATTTGAAGGACCGTGGAACAGGGGCTGGAGTTCGGGCGGTTCAACTGTTATAATGGGCACGACACGGAGAAAATCGATTCCCACACTTCACGGACATCTCACCGGACTCAAGGCCGGACAAACCCGACGCCTGGAGCATCTATACCGCCGCCGAATCCCCCCCGACAAGGTTGTGACACAGGAGCTCGCACGCGCGCTGACCGAACTGTCCCGCGAGATCGGGCGGCAGATCGGTCTGATCATCACCCGACGGGGGGAAATCTACGCCGTGATCGTGGGCGACGACCGCGAGATATTGATCCCGGACCTGTCCAAGTTCCGCGCCGGCCGGTTCAGGCTTCGGGGCGTCCGCTGCCTCCACACCCATCTCGACGACTCGCCCCTGACCCAGGACGACTTCACCGACTTGGCCCTGCTCCGGCTGGACCTCATGGCCGCGATCGGCGTACAGGAAAACGGGCTTCCCGGCCATTGTTATCTCGCCCACCTCCTCCCCCCCAACCCGGAGGGCAAGACCTGGGAGGTTCATCCGCCCATCTGGACCCATCAGTTGAACCTGGATTGCCAGTCCTTCGTAAATACGATTGAGGAGGAACTGGCCCGGCACCAGACCGCGTATGACGTCAAGGACACGCGGGAGCGGGCGATCCTGGCCAGCGCATCCACGCAGAGCCGGCTCGATCAGGAGGAATCGATGGAGGAATTGGCCGAGCTGGCGCGAACGGATCGGCTCATAGTCGTGGACACCGTGACCCAACGGCCCAAGACGCTCCATCCGAAATATCTCATGGGGGAGGGAAAGATCAAGGAGCTGATCATGAAGGCCTATCAGCAAGGGGCCGACCTGCTCGTCTTCGACCAGAACCTCACCCCGCTCCAGACCAAGGCGATCGGCGAGATCACGGAGATGAAGGTGATCGACCGGACCCAATTAATCCTGGACATCTTCGCGCGACGCGCGCACAGCCGGGACGGAAAGGTCCAGGTCGAGCTGGCCCAGTTGAAATACCGCCTTCCCCGCCTGTCGGAGCGGAGCACGGCGCTCTCGAGGCTGACCGGAGGCATCGGAGGACGCGGACCGGGCGAGACGAGGCTGGAAGTGGACCGACGGCGCGCGCGGGACCGGATCAGCCGCCTGGAGAAGGAACTTCAAACGCTCAGCCGCGCGAGGACGGAGCGGCGGACCTTGCGGGTGAAGAGCGGGGTCCCGATCGTCTCGATCGTGGGATATACCAATGCGGGAAAGTCGACGCTGTTGAACGCCCTGACCCGCAGCGAGGTGCTGACGGACGACCTGCTGTTCGCCACGCTGGACACCGCCAGCCGCCGGCTGCGCTTCCCCCGCGAACGGGAAGTGATCATCACCGACACGGTCGGCTTCATCCGCGAGCTGCCGGAGGACTTGATGGGCGCCTTCGCGCCGACGCTGGACGAGCTGCGGGACGCCCATCTGCTTCTCCACGTCGTGGACATCGGCAATCCCCGCTTCGAGGAGCAGATCGAGGCCGTCGTGAAACTGTTGACGCGGCTCGGGCTGGATCAAATTCCCCGGCTGGTGGTGTTCAATAAAGAAGACCGGGTCGATCCGCAGATGGTCAAAGACGTCTGCCAGCGCTTTCAGGCCGTCTCGATCTCGGCGCTTCATCCCGAGACGCTGCCCAAACTTCTGGCGGTTCTCGAAGACCGGGTCTTCCGGTCAGGACAGGAGGCCCGCTCATGATCCTCGACACCCGAAAAACCTCCTACCATCCCTGGTTTTTCCCAAACAGCACGGCGATCCCGGCCGGCGCTTCGCCCACCGGAAACGTGGCCTGGACCGTGTCGGTTTCCGTATCGACGACGGCGACCCGTCCCTTGGGCTTCTCCCCGCTTAATGTTACATACGCATATTTTCCATCCGCACGATAGGCGATGCCTCGCGGTCCCGGCCCGACCGGTATTATTTTTTCAACCTTCCAGTTGTCGAGATCGACCTTGTAGACGGCGGCCGACCCCATGCAGGGAATATAGAGAAAAGGCCGCGTGGGATGAACCGGGGCCTCCATCGGGAGTATGCCCACGGGCAGACTCGCCACAACCGTCTTTTGCGCCATATCGATCTTGTGCACCCGGTTCAACCCCACGTCGGTCACATACGCCGATTTTCCGTCACCCGTGATTCCCATGGCCATCGGTTTGGCGCCCGGAGGCAACCCGATTCGATCGACTTGATGACGCGCGAGATCGACCCTCGAAATATCCCCGGTGCGGCGGTTGGGAGTGAGTACGAAGCGTCCGTCCGGCGTGAGGACAAGTCCATGAGGACCCCTTCCTTTCAGCTTCACGGTCTCGATCACTTTAAACTCCGGGACCGAAATCACGGAAAGCGTCGAGGCGGCTTCATTGGAAACGTACAGCCGCTCCCCAGCATGATCCGGAACGACATGGACCGGCTGGTGTCCGGTGACCACGGAGGCGACAAGGGCGTGGGTGTTGACGTCAAAAATCTGAAGCAGGTCGTCCGATTGTTCGGTGAACAGAACGGTCACGTAGAAATACCGGCCCCGCGGATCGACATTCACGTCATGCGGGCGTTCCCCCGTGGGAACCTCCGCCACGGTGCCGAGCGTGGCGAGATCGATCACCGAGACGCTGGAGGAGACATTATTGACGACATACAAGCGCTGAAGGGATGAGGAATGGGCTGCCGGGGCCGCGGAGAAAAGGATCCATAAAATAATCCCGGCCCCCGAGACGATCCTGCGGGTCAAGGGGAAAAAGGGGGGGCGAGGTTTCACCGGAGATGCTTCTTCAACACTTCATTATCGCTGATCCGGGGATCGGCGGGGGCGAGCCGAACCGCCTCCTTAAAATGTTCCGCAGCTTCCTCGTGTCTTCCTTCCTGATCCAAGGCCAGGGCCAGATTGAAATGGGCCGCCGCCAGATCCGGATCGGCCTCCAGCGCGCGGCCGAAGTCGGCGGCCGCCTTCTCCCAGTGCTCCCGAAGCAGGTGATCCATTCCGTCCCGATTCCTCGCCGCGGCCGTCGCGTTCGCGTACCCCTCGGGCGCGGCGATCGCCATCCGGCCTGCCGGACTCTCCGGAAGCCTCGGCGGGGAACGATCCGAGCAGGAGGCGCAGACGAGGAGAACCATCACCAGTAGACCGATCCCGATACGGACTTTCCCGCCCCCCATCGCCTGCCCTCATCCCAGTCCCTTATCAGGACGTTATCGTTCGTCTTCCTGCTCGAGAAGGCTGAGGCAATACTTAAGCACGTCCTGTTCGGAGAGGATGCCCACCAGCGCGCCATCCCGATCAACGACCGGCAAACCGCCGATCTTGTGCTTGATCATCGAGGCGATCGCGTCCTGCACGGAATGATTTTCCCGGATGGTGATGACGTTCAAGGTCATCGCTTCTTCGACCGGCAGTTGCAGGTAGGCATCATCCCGATCGCTTTTGGAGAGCTTCAGGCTGGGCCGGCCGCCCAACTGTCGCAGATCACGGTCGGAAATGATACCGACCAGCTTGCCGTCCTTGGTGACCGGCAGCCGTCGGATTTCGTAGCGGGTCATGACCTCGATGGCCTTTCCCACGGTCGCGTCGTGGGCGATCGTAACGGCCTTGGGAGTCATCAATTCGCTGACGGGCATGCGTTTCATCTTGTCCTCGTGGAAGAATAATCCGTTCAAATCCCGATTGAAAATCGTACGCACTATAGCATGAATCGACACCGGACAACAAGGGTTACCCTCAATCGCCCCCGACGCCCCTGCGGACGACCACGATGCCGGAAGGATCGAGATGGTGCCGGGCGCGGTCCTTTTCCGGATCGTACCCCAAGTGCGTGCCGGCCTCGAGGTCGTTGTAGCGATCGACGATCGCGCGACGAAGGCGGGACCCCCGCCGAATGCGAACGTAGTCCATCACGATCGAATCCTCGATCACCACATCTTCCTCAAGCCACACCTCCCGCCGGATGATCGAATTGCGAACGGTCGAGTTGTTCACGACCGTCCCACCGGCCAGGCTGCTGTTCTCGATCTCGCCCCGGATGATCTTGGCCACCGGCCCTTGATAATTGCTGGAATAGATGGGCCATTGGGTGTTGAAGGTTTCAAATTTGGCCTCGGCACCGAGGAGGTCCTGATGCGCGGCGTAATAAGCCCCGATGGTTCCCACGTCCCGCCAATAACCCCGTTCTTCAAAGGGATGGACGCCCGGAACTTGATTGGACAGAAAATCGTAAGCGAACACCCTGTGGGTCTTGCTGAGTCGCGGGATCACGTGCCTTCCGAAATCACGTTCGCCGGAACGATGGGCTTCGTTCAGTGCGTTCGTGAGAAGGTCGGTGGTGAAGAGGTAATTACCCATGGACGCGTAGGCCCGTGTCGGGTCTCCGGGCATCGCCGTCGGACCTTCGGGCTTTTCCTCAAATCCCCGGATCCGGCCGTCCGAATCGGCCGAGATGATTCCGAACGAGGAGGCCTGGTCGAGCGGGACGGGCAACGCGGCCACGGTCACGTCCGCGCGGCGCTCCAAATGGTACGCGACCATCTGGCGGATATCCATCCGGTAAATATGATCCGCGCCGAAAACGGCCACGAGGTCGGGATGGTGGCGGTCGATGAGGTTGATGTTCTGATAAACCGCGTCGGCGGTTCCCTGAAACCACTCCGGGCCGGTCCGCATCTGGGGCGGCACGACCGCAACAAAGTGACCGGGCAACATGGGAGAAAGGATCCAGGAGCGGCGGACGTGCTCGATGAGGGATTGGGATTTATACTGAACCAGCAGATAAATGGCGTGAATCTCGGAATTGACCAGACTGCTCAGGACGAAATCGACGATCCGGTAGCGTCCTCCGAAGGGGACCGCGGGCTTCGAGCGATCGGCGGTCAACGGATGGAGACGGCGTCCTTCTCCACCGGCCATGACCATGGCCAGGATTCTCGGATGCTGCATCGAGGAATCCGAGGCCGGCCGGTCGCTGCTCTTTTTCC from Nitrospiria bacterium includes:
- a CDS encoding YncE family protein, which translates into the protein MKPRPPFFPLTRRIVSGAGIILWILFSAAPAAHSSSLQRLYVVNNVSSSVSVIDLATLGTVAEVPTGERPHDVNVDPRGRYFYVTVLFTEQSDDLLQIFDVNTHALVASVVTGHQPVHVVPDHAGERLYVSNEAASTLSVISVPEFKVIETVKLKGRGPHGLVLTPDGRFVLTPNRRTGDISRVDLARHQVDRIGLPPGAKPMAMGITGDGKSAYVTDVGLNRVHKIDMAQKTVVASLPVGILPMEAPVHPTRPFLYIPCMGSAAVYKVDLDNWKVEKIIPVGPGPRGIAYRADGKYAYVTLSGEKPKGRVAVVDTETDTVQATFPVGEAPAGIAVLFGKNQGW
- a CDS encoding response regulator, which produces MGHPRILVIDDEENFLNLLSKILGKEGYEVRATFDGKQALGWFEQEPFDLVLADIRMQPMDGFSVLERIKSLRPDTKVIMMTAYPSESTRTLAFLKGAADYMVKPFNINELTLLIRRQLLPP
- a CDS encoding PAS domain S-box protein produces the protein MPSSKPDHFDQGPVQSIEPVVLKDSLFASLMAALPYAAVIVTPEGRLGFISDQTTKIFGYRRDELIGRPIEVLIPQRFREAHTVHRAEYAAKPMTRPMGIGLELSGRRKNGAEFPVEISISPVRIQGQDFVIALIQDITHRKRTGDALRASEELFRAMTKTSPVGIFRTDVHGNGIYLNERGCNIVGLTSDEAKGTGWMKNLHPDDRERVFAEWSRTVHDGKSFRSEHRFCHADGKTVWVFAQVELELGPKGEILGYVGTLTDITEHKQMEESLRKRERRFRDLSINQERQLILSDRLISFGEVTASLAHEFNNPLGIVIGFAQDLLTELDPEDSRYQSVKIIEEEARRCKKIMQDLLDFGRQTPPQHTQTDLAEIVRKNIEMISPRLFKAGIRSVFEDPGGLPKIWADPQQFGQVLVNLFFNAVESMPNGGKLTVGIAARPHSMAGDPVNDPAPPDDVIITVSDTGQGIQPAHLSKIFLPFFTTKSKKGMGLGLSICKSIVEAHHGKISVESTPGRGTTFSLYLPADPRRQAR
- a CDS encoding tetratricopeptide repeat protein, with the protein product MGGGKVRIGIGLLVMVLLVCASCSDRSPPRLPESPAGRMAIAAPEGYANATAAARNRDGMDHLLREHWEKAAADFGRALEADPDLAAAHFNLALALDQEGRHEEAAEHFKEAVRLAPADPRISDNEVLKKHLR
- a CDS encoding sigma-54 dependent transcriptional regulator, with translation MTPFPPDSPTPERILVVDDEPNMLDLFKKILGKEGYEVVTASSGEEAVEKLETERFDLLISDLKMTGLGGLELLKKARKIAPALPGIMLTAHGTIDSAVSAMKEGAFDYLTKPVNNDEITLTVKKALELHRLTREVERLREKVGAESALGSIIGRSKPMRDLFRLIGRVADSPTTVLIYGESGTGKELIARAIHQQSPRRDRPFVAIDCGALPETLLESELFGHVRGSFTGAVSNKKGLFEEADGGTLLLDEIGDTTPAFQSKLLRVLQEGEIRPVGGNKTIKVDVRVIAATNKDLKKNVENKAFREDLYYRLAVVPIVIPALRHRREDIPLLADHFIMKYCERNRVETKQISPKTLKLLIESPWPGNVRELENVIERAVLMSPGPEITPEALFMEPPDEQAGDALPKAIRMATESVEKEKIVEAVRHAKGNRSRAAKLLGISRATLYNKLKRYYLIE
- a CDS encoding CBS domain-containing protein; amino-acid sequence: MKRMPVSELMTPKAVTIAHDATVGKAIEVMTRYEIRRLPVTKDGKLVGIISDRDLRQLGGRPSLKLSKSDRDDAYLQLPVEEAMTLNVITIRENHSVQDAIASMIKHKIGGLPVVDRDGALVGILSEQDVLKYCLSLLEQEDER
- a CDS encoding glucose-1-phosphate adenylyltransferase, with the protein product MQHPRILAMVMAGGEGRRLHPLTADRSKPAVPFGGRYRIVDFVLSSLVNSEIHAIYLLVQYKSQSLIEHVRRSWILSPMLPGHFVAVVPPQMRTGPEWFQGTADAVYQNINLIDRHHPDLVAVFGADHIYRMDIRQMVAYHLERRADVTVAALPVPLDQASSFGIISADSDGRIRGFEEKPEGPTAMPGDPTRAYASMGNYLFTTDLLTNALNEAHRSGERDFGRHVIPRLSKTHRVFAYDFLSNQVPGVHPFEERGYWRDVGTIGAYYAAHQDLLGAEAKFETFNTQWPIYSSNYQGPVAKIIRGEIENSSLAGGTVVNNSTVRNSIIRREVWLEEDVVIEDSIVMDYVRIRRGSRLRRAIVDRYNDLEAGTHLGYDPEKDRARHHLDPSGIVVVRRGVGGD
- the hflX gene encoding GTPase HflX, producing the protein MGTTRRKSIPTLHGHLTGLKAGQTRRLEHLYRRRIPPDKVVTQELARALTELSREIGRQIGLIITRRGEIYAVIVGDDREILIPDLSKFRAGRFRLRGVRCLHTHLDDSPLTQDDFTDLALLRLDLMAAIGVQENGLPGHCYLAHLLPPNPEGKTWEVHPPIWTHQLNLDCQSFVNTIEEELARHQTAYDVKDTRERAILASASTQSRLDQEESMEELAELARTDRLIVVDTVTQRPKTLHPKYLMGEGKIKELIMKAYQQGADLLVFDQNLTPLQTKAIGEITEMKVIDRTQLILDIFARRAHSRDGKVQVELAQLKYRLPRLSERSTALSRLTGGIGGRGPGETRLEVDRRRARDRISRLEKELQTLSRARTERRTLRVKSGVPIVSIVGYTNAGKSTLLNALTRSEVLTDDLLFATLDTASRRLRFPREREVIITDTVGFIRELPEDLMGAFAPTLDELRDAHLLLHVVDIGNPRFEEQIEAVVKLLTRLGLDQIPRLVVFNKEDRVDPQMVKDVCQRFQAVSISALHPETLPKLLAVLEDRVFRSGQEARS